In a single window of the Anguilla rostrata isolate EN2019 chromosome 6, ASM1855537v3, whole genome shotgun sequence genome:
- the scml4 gene encoding sex comb on midleg-like protein 4 isoform X2, whose amino-acid sequence MSIPAASAQKADNSDMQSPAMSPSFISSQRGKIPGRKRGRPPIRNVPKMDFQNRYSESLSPLKVPKKRGRKPGFKLKPRLVMTPLAISPPSSTPEPDMSSIPQDAATVPHSATPQVLTVCIYINKQANTGPNLDRKKVQQLPDHFGPDRPSVVLQQAVQGCIDSAFQQKAVFSLLTQGYGGEKISATFDGKQHLLSLPVVNSVGYVLRFLKKLCRSLHCENLFSDQPFAQAHAASASFHYEGHAHSTETSMPEDYLVDPIDSKRYSVDPSDSAFNAMSSPYPPKPYGYRACQQFPAGSNAMGMCRQPSSPSTFQEGNRSAYSPSPESQESKPPPSKDPSTWSVEDVVWFVKDADPHALGPHVEVFRKHEIDGYALLLLKSDMIMKYLGLKLGPALKLCYHIDKLKQAKF is encoded by the exons ATGAGTATTCCTGCAGCATCAGCGCAGAAAGCCGACAACAGTGACATGCAATCGCCCGCAATGAGTCCCTCCTTCATATCCAGCCAGCGAGGGAAGATCCCGggcaggaagagggggaggccGCCCATCCGCAACGTCCCCAAAATGGACTTTCAGAACCGCTACTCCGAGTCCCTGTCGCCCCTCAAAGTTCCCaagaagagggggaggaagcCTGGATTTAAG cTCAAACCCCGCCTGGTGATGACCCCCCTCGCCATCTCCCCGCCCAGCAGCACCCCCGAGCCGGACATGAGCTCCATCCCGCAGGACGCCGCCACCGTCCCCCACTCGGCCACGCCCCAGGTGCTCACAG tctgcatttaCATAAACAAGCAAGCCAACACGGGTCCTAATCTTGACAGGAAAAAAGTGCAACAGCTCCCTGATCATTTTGGGCCTGACAGACCCTCAGTTGTGTTGCAGCAGGCGGTGCAGGGCTGCATTGACAGCGCTTTCCAGCAGAAAGCCGTCTTCTCCCTGCTCACGCAAGGGTACGGCGGGGAGAAAATCTCAG ccacGTTTGACGGGAAGCAGCACCTTCTGAGTCTGCCCGTAGTGAACAGCGTTGGCTACGTGCTGCGCTTCCTGAAGAAGCTGTGCCGCAGCTTGCACTGCGAGAACCTCTTCAGCGACCAGCCGTTCGCGCAGGCCCACGCCGCCTCCGCCTCCTTCCACTATGAGGGACACGCGCACTCCA CCGAGACGTCGATGCCGGAGGACTACCTGGTGGACCCCATCGACTCCAAGCGCTACTCCGTGGACCCCAGCGACTCCGCCTTCAACGCCATGAGCTCGCCGTACCCGCCCAAGCCCTACGGCTACCGCGCCTGCCAGCAGTTCCCCGCCGGCTCCAACGCCATGGGCATGTGCCGGCAGCCGTCCAGCCCCAGCACCTTCCAGGAAGGAAACAGAAGTG CCTACAGTCCGTCTCCAGAGTCACAGGAGTCCAAGCCGCCGCCCAGCAAGGACCCGTCCACGTGGTCCGTGGAGGACGTGGTGTGGTTCGTCAAGGACGCCGACCCCCACGCCCTGGGACCGCACGTGGAGGTCTTCAGGAAGCAC GAGATTGATGGGTACGCGTTGCTTCTTCTGAAGAGCGATATGATCATGAAGTACCTGGGACTGAAGCTGGGGCCTGCCCTGAAGTTATGTTACCACATCGACAAATTAAAACAGGCCAAGTTCTGA